In Embleya scabrispora, the DNA window CGAGCCAGGATTCGACCAGTTCGGTGAAGACTCGCTCTTCGAGGTCACCCGCCGGACAGGTCACCGGGTAGGAGCCGCCGCGAGGTGCCCACGATCCCGCGAGGGCCTCGGTGACCTCGGTACTGGTCTTGGTGCGACGCAGCATGAGGTGATGCAGTTCCTCGGCTAGGGGCTTCTTCGGGTCCTTGATCGCCATCGGGTCCAAGAGGCGCATCAGACCGCTGAAGGAGACCATGTCGCCGTTGTGCGGGGTGGCGCTGGCGAGAATCAGCGCGTCGGTGCGCTCCGCGAGGAGGTTCGCGAGCGCACGGCGTTCGCTGCCCTGGTTGATGAGGTTGTGCGATTCGTCGATGACGACCGCGTCCCATTTGACGCTTTCGAGGAGCGGCTTATAGCGCTTCGGGTTCTTGAGGGTGTCCATCGAGACGATGACCCGCTTGTAGTACGTGAACGGGTTGCGCCCGACCGGGATCTTGCGTTCGATCCGGGCGACGCCGACGCTGTCCAGGCGTACCAAGGGAAGCGCGAAGCGCGTCCACATCTCGTGTTGGAACTGCTCCAGGACCGGGGCCGGGGTGACCACGAGGATGCGTTCGCCTCGGCCGCGGCGGATCAACTCGCCGAGCAGAATGCCGATTTCGAGGGTCTTGCCAAGGCCCACCACGTCGCCGATCAGCAGGCGCGGGCGTAGCGGGTTGGCGAGTGCCTTGGCGGCCGGACGCAGCTGGTAGTCCATCCGGTCGAGCAGAAACCCGTCGCTGAGCGCGAGGCCGCGTTCGGCCTGGGGCAGCGGGGTCTTGCGGTGTACCGCCTCCAGGAACAGGCGGCTGAGCCGGAAGCCGTCGGACGTGTCGGCGACGAGCTTTGTGTCCTCGGGGCGCAGCACGCGTGGGCGATCCAATGACGTGACGAAGCGCGCGTTCTGTCCGCGGACGAGGTCGGAGGCGCCGGTGGCCTCGATCAGGAACTCACCCGGACGCACCACGTGACTCGCCCGCACGAGCCACTCCTCGTCGCGGACTTCGATCACGGTGCCGGGCGGGGGCGGGCTTTCGGGCGTGGTCCGCGCTCCTGAAGCCAGCACGACGTCGGGCACCGGTGAACCGGGATCGACCTCCGGGGTTCCGGGCACTGCGTCGGGCATGCTGAGCGGTCCCTTCGGAAACGAGAGCTACGGCAGACTTCGGTGCCCGCCCGAGAGATAGCGCCACCACTCGGCGCGGCTCCTCGGCTGTCGGGCCATGCGTGTCTCGGGGCACGCGACCGGGGATCCCGTACGACGGACTTTATCTCGACGGCGTAGGACGTGTGGACGTGGTGGCTCTACAGACGTCCACTGTGCGAGTACGCCTTGCGCAGCCGTTCGGCGGCTTTGAGCGCTGCGGGTGGGGCAGTGTGCGACGCAGGGGGGCCTGTGGGCGAGGCTTTGAACTCCGAGCCGCTCACCGTCTGTGGCGGCGTCCAATCGGTTCGGACGGCGAAAGGCTCGGCGGCGGGGTCGACGGCCGTCGAGGCGGAGCCGTCGGCCGAGGGCGTCTTGGCAGGCGCTCCGGTTCCCGCCGGCGTCGGCGGCTCCGATTCCCCGTCGAGCACACCGGTCACCAAGGGCAGTGCGGGTTCGGGTTCCGGTATCTCGTCGTCTCCCGGAATCCGCGCACCGAACAACTCGTCGAAGAGGTCGGCTCCCGAGGTCCAGGGACCGTCCGGGGCCCCGCCGAGGTCCACGGCCCGCTGGGCCTGCACCTGTACCGCCGGGTCGATCTGTGCGGAGTCGGCCTCCGGCGGCAGGTCCGGGGTCAGGTTCGATTCTCGAACGGCCGCGCTCAGCTGCTCCGCCGCCGACTCCGGTGTCAGGTCGTGTTGTACGAGCAGTTCGAGCAGCCGTTCTTCCACGATGTCGAGAGTCGGCCGACTCTGTGGAAACTGGATCAGGATCTGGGCGAGCAGTGGAGTGCGCTCGTGGGGCACATCATCCCAAAGCGGCGAGGCGAACAGCGGCTCCGAGGGGTACGGAGGCTTCCCCGTCGTCGCGAAATAGAGTGTGGCGCCGAGAGCGTAGACATCTGCGGGAGTCTTGACGTGCTTGGTATCCCCCACCTGCTCTTTCGGCATGTAGCAGCCGGTGCCCATGGTCATGTTGGACTTGGTGAGCGCCTGGCTGGAACGGCGCTCCGCGAACACGGCAAGCCCGAAGTCCAGGACTACCGGTCCGTCGGGGCCCAGCACGACATTGGCGGGCTTGAGATCGCGGT includes these proteins:
- a CDS encoding serine/threonine protein kinase, which produces MKPLDAAVDPRVLGPFELLAVIGEGGMGRAYLARRLPLERLGPELEAMYHLPEPTDDTEPDGLAVVKVIKPSLLDDGASDGGQPQRERFAQEVEAVRAVVSDRVPALLAADPEAEQPWLAIDYVHGPTLHAMVSQYERLAIGPYVAVGLALVNALRAIHDAGLLHRDLKPANVVLGPDGPVVLDFGLAVFAERRSSQALTKSNMTMGTGCYMPKEQVGDTKHVKTPADVYALGATLYFATTGKPPYPSEPLFASPLWDDVPHERTPLLAQILIQFPQSRPTLDIVEERLLELLVQHDLTPESAAEQLSAAVRESNLTPDLPPEADSAQIDPAVQVQAQRAVDLGGAPDGPWTSGADLFDELFGARIPGDDEIPEPEPALPLVTGVLDGESEPPTPAGTGAPAKTPSADGSASTAVDPAAEPFAVRTDWTPPQTVSGSEFKASPTGPPASHTAPPAALKAAERLRKAYSHSGRL